From Actinosynnema mirum DSM 43827, a single genomic window includes:
- the manD gene encoding D-mannonate dehydratase ManD produces MSTIERAEVLIASPGRNFVTLRITTSDGVTGLGDATLNGRELAVASYLRDHVVPLLIGRDPARIEDTWQYLYRGAYWRRGPVTMTAIAAVDTALWDIKGKVADLPVYQLLGGRSRDGVMVYSHASGADTAELLDDVARFLDLGYLAVRAQAAVPNVKGTYGVRKGAVYEPAATALPDEQPWNTPAYLDFAPTYLAAVRERFGFGFHLLHDVHHRLTPIEAARFGKSVEDLRLFWMEDPTPAENQEAFRLIRRHTTTPIAVGENLSSIWDVQHLITEQLIDYVRTTVVHAGGITHLRRIFDLAALYQVRTGSHGATDLSPVSMAAAVHVDISVPNFGIQEHMGHTPEVAEVFRSDVRFENGMLHPSDAPGLGVEYDDDAAARFPYDPRYLPVARLADGSMHDW; encoded by the coding sequence TTGAGCACCATCGAGCGCGCCGAGGTCCTGATCGCCTCGCCGGGGCGCAACTTCGTCACCCTCCGCATCACCACCTCCGACGGCGTAACCGGCCTGGGCGACGCCACCCTCAACGGCCGGGAACTCGCCGTCGCCTCCTACCTCCGCGACCACGTCGTCCCCCTCCTCATCGGCCGCGACCCCGCCCGTATCGAGGACACCTGGCAGTACCTCTACCGAGGCGCCTACTGGCGTCGCGGCCCGGTCACCATGACCGCCATCGCCGCCGTCGACACCGCCCTCTGGGACATCAAGGGCAAGGTCGCCGACCTCCCCGTCTACCAGCTCCTCGGCGGCCGTTCCCGCGACGGCGTCATGGTCTACTCCCACGCCAGCGGTGCCGACACCGCCGAGCTGCTCGACGACGTCGCCCGCTTCCTCGACCTCGGCTACCTCGCCGTCCGAGCCCAGGCCGCCGTCCCGAACGTCAAGGGCACCTACGGCGTCCGCAAGGGCGCCGTCTACGAGCCCGCCGCGACCGCGCTCCCCGACGAGCAGCCCTGGAACACCCCCGCCTACCTCGACTTCGCCCCCACCTACCTCGCCGCCGTCCGCGAGCGCTTCGGCTTCGGCTTCCACCTCCTCCACGACGTCCACCACCGCCTCACCCCCATCGAGGCCGCCCGGTTCGGCAAGTCGGTCGAGGACCTGCGGCTGTTCTGGATGGAGGACCCGACGCCCGCCGAGAACCAGGAGGCGTTCCGGCTCATCCGCCGGCACACCACCACCCCGATCGCCGTCGGCGAGAACCTCAGCTCCATCTGGGACGTCCAGCACCTCATCACCGAGCAGCTGATCGACTACGTCCGCACCACCGTCGTCCACGCGGGCGGCATCACGCACCTGCGCCGCATCTTCGACCTCGCCGCCCTCTACCAGGTCCGCACCGGCTCGCACGGCGCCACCGACCTGTCCCCGGTGAGCATGGCCGCCGCCGTGCACGTCGACATCTCGGTGCCGAACTTCGGCATCCAGGAGCACATGGGCCACACCCCCGAGGTCGCCGAGGTCTTCCGCAGCGACGTCCGCTTCGAGAACGGGATGCTCCACCCCTCGGACGCCCCCGGCCTCGGCGTCGAGTACGACGACGACGCCGCCGCCCGCTTCCCGTACGACCCCCGCTACCTGCCCGTCGCGCGCCTCGCCGACGGCTCGATGCACGACTGGTGA
- a CDS encoding GntR family transcriptional regulator produces MAGAGKKSNRRAIYEALRRRVLTLELAPGAALSENELAAELGVSRTPVRESLILLAEEGLVQVFPKIGSFVCRVDPEKVADAQFLREAVELAALEDLPPALDAELLAELAANLERQRTGGIGLEEFFELDEEFHHGLLRLSGHGNAWGTVVAAKGHLDRARRLGLYDARSPDEFIAQHVAIHAAVAAGDVAGARVAMRTHLRAVFADVERIRQRSPELFDTDPTSTPTRRNVVVWE; encoded by the coding sequence GTGGCAGGAGCGGGCAAGAAGAGCAACCGGCGGGCGATTTACGAGGCCTTGCGTCGTAGGGTGCTCACCCTGGAGCTGGCTCCCGGGGCCGCCTTGTCCGAGAACGAGTTGGCCGCCGAGCTCGGGGTCAGTCGGACTCCCGTGCGCGAGAGCCTGATCCTGCTCGCCGAGGAAGGGCTGGTCCAGGTCTTTCCCAAGATCGGGTCGTTCGTCTGCCGGGTCGACCCCGAGAAGGTCGCGGACGCGCAGTTCTTGCGCGAGGCCGTCGAGCTCGCCGCGTTGGAGGATCTGCCGCCCGCGCTGGACGCCGAGCTGCTCGCCGAGCTGGCCGCGAACCTGGAGCGCCAGCGAACCGGCGGCATCGGGTTGGAGGAGTTCTTCGAGTTGGACGAGGAGTTCCACCACGGCCTGCTCCGGCTGAGCGGGCACGGGAACGCGTGGGGGACCGTCGTCGCCGCCAAGGGGCACCTGGACCGGGCGCGCAGGCTCGGGCTGTACGACGCGCGGTCGCCTGACGAGTTCATCGCGCAGCACGTCGCGATCCACGCCGCCGTCGCGGCCGGGGACGTGGCGGGTGCGCGGGTCGCGATGCGCACGCACCTGCGCGCGGTGTTCGCGGACGTGGAGCGGATTCGGCAGCGGTCGCCGGAGCTGTTCGACACCGATCCGACCTCGACGCCGACGCGCCGTAACGTGGTGGTGTGGGAATGA
- a CDS encoding MbtH family protein, whose protein sequence is MSNPFDDAEGVFHVLVNAEGQHSLWPAFAEVPGGWDPVFGPDGREACVAYVEKNWTDLRPVSLR, encoded by the coding sequence ATGAGCAATCCGTTCGACGACGCCGAGGGCGTCTTCCACGTGCTGGTGAACGCGGAGGGGCAGCACTCGCTGTGGCCGGCGTTCGCGGAGGTGCCGGGGGGGTGGGACCCGGTGTTCGGGCCGGATGGGCGCGAGGCGTGCGTGGCGTACGTGGAGAAGAACTGGACCGACCTGCGGCCGGTCAGCCTGCGGTGA